One window of Solwaraspora sp. WMMA2056 genomic DNA carries:
- a CDS encoding bifunctional RNase H/acid phosphatase has protein sequence MKVIVEADGGARGNPGPAGYGAVVLDAGSGAVLAERGEAIGVATNNVAEYQGLIAGLRAAAELGATAVDVRMDSKLVVEQMCGRWQIKNPGLRPLAAQAATLVREFDLVSFGWIPREKNKRADALANQAMDRAAGKPTPATDAGPVPPATGAGPVSAAADAAGRVSPEPDAAPKSPELVGESMFDTSGSGPTPTASWEPPATATATRLILVRHGETGLNKQSRYSGRGDVPLSEQGVAQAAAAAARIAVIRSAADVIVSSPLSRCVATATAIAAQVGDPPVRPDDDLIECDFGEWEGRTFAEVRERWPAELTAWLGSTALAPPGGESFVQVTARVRKAVRGLLTAYRGKTVVVVSHVSPLKIMLRDALGAGDALLHRLYLDPTGISVIDTWPDGGVAVRTVNDTAHLAGIATP, from the coding sequence GGGGCAATCCGGGACCCGCCGGGTACGGGGCCGTGGTGCTCGACGCCGGCAGCGGCGCGGTGCTCGCCGAACGGGGCGAGGCGATCGGTGTCGCCACCAACAACGTCGCCGAGTACCAGGGCCTGATCGCCGGGCTGCGCGCCGCCGCCGAACTCGGCGCGACCGCGGTCGACGTACGGATGGACTCGAAGCTGGTCGTCGAGCAGATGTGCGGCCGCTGGCAGATCAAGAACCCGGGGCTGCGTCCGCTCGCCGCGCAGGCCGCCACCCTGGTCCGCGAGTTCGACCTGGTCAGCTTCGGCTGGATTCCCCGGGAGAAGAACAAGCGGGCCGACGCGCTCGCCAACCAGGCGATGGACCGGGCCGCCGGGAAACCGACTCCGGCGACCGATGCTGGGCCGGTCCCGCCGGCGACCGGTGCTGGTCCGGTCTCGGCGGCCGCCGACGCTGCTGGTCGGGTGTCGCCGGAGCCCGACGCCGCTCCGAAGTCGCCGGAGCTCGTCGGTGAGTCCATGTTCGACACCAGCGGCTCCGGCCCCACCCCGACCGCTTCCTGGGAGCCGCCGGCCACCGCCACCGCCACCCGGCTGATCCTGGTCCGCCACGGCGAGACCGGGCTGAACAAGCAGAGCCGCTACTCCGGGCGAGGCGACGTACCGCTGTCGGAGCAGGGCGTCGCGCAGGCCGCCGCCGCTGCCGCCCGGATCGCGGTGATCCGCTCCGCTGCCGACGTGATCGTCAGCTCGCCGCTGTCGCGCTGCGTCGCCACCGCCACGGCGATCGCCGCGCAGGTCGGCGACCCGCCGGTACGCCCCGACGACGACCTGATCGAATGCGACTTCGGCGAATGGGAGGGCCGCACCTTCGCCGAGGTCCGGGAACGCTGGCCGGCCGAGCTGACCGCGTGGCTGGGCTCCACCGCGCTGGCCCCGCCGGGCGGGGAGTCGTTCGTGCAGGTGACGGCGCGGGTACGTAAGGCGGTGCGGGGACTGCTCACCGCGTACCGGGGAAAGACCGTGGTGGTCGTTTCGCACGTCTCCCCGCTCAAGATCATGCTGCGGGACGCGCTGGGGGCCGGGGACGCGCTGCTGCACCGCCTCTACCTCGACCCAACCGGCATCTCGGTGATCGACACCTGGCCCGACGGCGGGGTAGCCGTGCGCACCGTCAACGACACCGCCCACCTCGCCGGCATCGCCACCCCCTGA